A DNA window from Gallaecimonas pentaromativorans contains the following coding sequences:
- a CDS encoding YdcH family protein, producing the protein MSDNHSLYTEFPDHCDRIQELKSAHADFARAAAEYHKLDHQIRGLQMRNQPVDDQTMKGLKQKRAQLKDELYNWLIR; encoded by the coding sequence ATGTCGGACAACCACAGCCTTTATACCGAGTTCCCCGATCACTGTGACCGTATCCAGGAACTCAAGTCCGCTCATGCCGATTTTGCGCGCGCCGCCGCCGAATATCACAAGCTAGACCACCAGATAAGAGGCCTGCAGATGCGTAACCAGCCCGTGGATGACCAAACCATGAAGGGGCTCAAACAGAAACGAGCCCAATTAAAGGACGAACTGTACAACTGGCTGATCCGCTAA
- a CDS encoding helix-turn-helix transcriptional regulator, translated as MEDFRKIIVLANREPPGNLPLLAQSLGFEAEVVRDDIQAMEKADDSTLLAIPFSGLRLDKHGLPNTLRHAMQFSPIFLYQVESRLVDPQIALMLGVRGLIHREEQLDQVLLAIKLLMRGQLYYDRALLSALVDDMVRQRQSLGAEQGDVSAMMSLTRQEKRIIELVGQGARNKEIAYNLNISAHTVKAHLSSIFRKTQSRNRVELLRWAQQLSREPRMMM; from the coding sequence ATGGAAGACTTTAGAAAAATCATAGTGCTTGCAAACCGAGAGCCACCGGGCAACCTGCCCTTGCTGGCTCAATCCCTTGGCTTTGAAGCCGAGGTGGTCAGAGACGATATCCAAGCCATGGAAAAAGCCGACGACAGCACCCTGCTGGCGATCCCTTTTAGTGGCTTGCGCTTGGATAAACACGGCCTGCCCAATACCCTGCGCCATGCCATGCAGTTCTCGCCCATCTTTCTTTATCAGGTGGAGAGTCGGCTGGTCGACCCGCAAATCGCCTTGATGCTGGGCGTGCGGGGCCTTATTCACCGTGAGGAGCAGCTCGATCAGGTGCTGCTGGCCATCAAGCTGTTGATGCGGGGCCAGCTCTATTACGACCGGGCGCTGCTGTCGGCGCTGGTGGACGACATGGTGCGCCAGCGCCAGTCCTTGGGCGCCGAGCAGGGTGATGTGTCGGCGATGATGTCGCTGACCCGCCAGGAAAAGCGCATCATCGAGCTGGTGGGGCAAGGGGCACGCAATAAGGAAATTGCCTACAACCTCAACATCAGCGCCCATACCGTCAAGGCACATCTGTCGTCGATTTTCCGAAAGACCCAGTCACGTAACCGGGTCGAGCTGCTGCGCTGGGCGCAGCAGCTCAGCCGGGAGCCGCGGATGATGATGTAA
- a CDS encoding CsgG/HfaB family protein: protein MRLVLSLAASLLLGGCAAFNNPQFNLSDAQVNPPSQDMLALEKGPKPRHPIPVAVYAFRDQTGQYKPQENVSSFSTAVTQGGTSILVQLLLDSGWFMPMEREGLQNLLTERKIVSAAQQKGQELPSLQESRLIFEGGIISYETNLNTGGIGLEYYGIGASELYREDQVSVYLRAVDVRSGRVLLSVSASKKVLSQEMRAGLFRYVSLNRLAEAEAGFTTNEPVQLCVRQAMEAALIGLIQQGEDKGYWRADDTGA from the coding sequence ATGCGCCTTGTACTTTCGTTGGCAGCCAGCTTGCTGCTGGGTGGCTGCGCCGCCTTTAACAACCCCCAGTTCAACCTGAGCGATGCCCAGGTCAACCCGCCGTCCCAGGACATGCTGGCGTTGGAAAAAGGCCCCAAGCCACGCCACCCCATTCCGGTGGCGGTGTACGCTTTTCGTGACCAGACCGGCCAGTACAAACCCCAGGAGAACGTCAGCTCGTTCTCTACCGCCGTTACCCAGGGCGGCACTTCCATTCTGGTGCAGTTGCTGCTGGATTCGGGCTGGTTTATGCCCATGGAAAGGGAAGGCCTGCAAAACCTGCTGACCGAGCGCAAAATTGTCTCGGCTGCCCAGCAAAAGGGCCAGGAGCTACCCAGCCTGCAAGAGTCGCGACTGATCTTTGAAGGGGGCATCATCAGCTATGAAACCAACCTCAACACCGGCGGTATCGGGCTGGAGTATTACGGCATCGGCGCTTCTGAGCTGTATCGGGAAGACCAGGTGTCGGTTTACCTGCGGGCGGTGGACGTTCGCAGCGGCCGGGTGCTGTTGTCGGTGTCGGCCTCCAAGAAAGTGCTGTCTCAAGAAATGAGGGCCGGGCTGTTCCGTTATGTCAGCCTTAACCGCCTGGCCGAAGCTGAAGCCGGCTTTACCACCAACGAACCGGTGCAACTGTGTGTACGCCAAGCCATGGAAGCGGCCCTTATCGGGCTTATCCAGCAAGGCGAAGACAAAGGCTATTGGCGGGCAGACGACACCGGGGCCTGA
- a CDS encoding curli assembly protein CsgF yields the protein MTRMLALVALLASASAGATELVYTPINPSFGGNPLNGSFLLNKAQSQNDHKAEDESLSFEDQFKAALERNIISSLTRRISDGEVTEGTWDTGDYRIDVSAGDGSGVIVTITNLATGEVTIITMPSMG from the coding sequence ATGACAAGAATGTTGGCCCTCGTGGCCTTGCTGGCGTCGGCCAGCGCCGGGGCAACCGAATTGGTCTATACCCCCATCAACCCCAGCTTTGGCGGCAACCCCCTCAACGGCAGTTTTCTGCTGAACAAGGCCCAAAGCCAGAACGACCACAAGGCCGAAGATGAGTCTCTGAGCTTTGAGGATCAATTCAAGGCCGCTCTTGAGCGCAACATTATCAGCTCCCTGACCCGGCGTATCTCAGACGGCGAGGTCACCGAAGGCACCTGGGACACCGGTGATTACCGTATTGATGTCAGCGCCGGTGACGGCAGCGGCGTGATTGTCACCATCACCAACCTGGCAACAGGGGAAGTGACCATCATTACCATGCCGTCCATGGGGTAA
- a CDS encoding curli production assembly/transport protein CsgE: MKKHWLLLVILLLSPVSIAKEIELSGLVLDRTLTRFGKDFVFYFSSYWRDLPQTDGISVVVYERVYPQAGTYLWVEMNQTRIYATYFGRRYNNIKEKAEQATLVAVNELAQIRARVITGEGLEQGL, translated from the coding sequence ATGAAAAAGCATTGGCTGCTACTGGTGATACTGCTGCTAAGCCCGGTGAGTATTGCCAAGGAAATCGAGCTGTCCGGCCTGGTACTGGACCGAACCCTTACCCGTTTTGGTAAGGATTTCGTGTTTTATTTTTCTAGTTACTGGCGGGACTTGCCCCAGACCGACGGGATCTCGGTGGTGGTCTATGAGCGGGTTTATCCCCAGGCCGGCACCTATCTGTGGGTCGAGATGAATCAAACCCGCATTTACGCCACCTACTTTGGCCGGCGTTACAACAACATCAAAGAAAAGGCCGAGCAGGCCACCCTGGTAGCGGTGAATGAGCTGGCGCAGATCCGCGCCCGGGTCATTACCGGCGAAGGATTGGAACAAGGATTGTAG
- a CDS encoding curlin subunit CsgB: MKSHPLLLSLPLLLSCAVWADDPLPGGQVLSPTLAALLERQQLANTLVLAQTGQANSAVLNQQGLANLAVIQQLGEQNSLDLLQIGRGNQANVLQQGTGNQASLSQLGNDNQITLGQWGQSGFSIEQLGNGAEITVLQY; encoded by the coding sequence GTGAAAAGTCATCCCCTCTTGTTGTCTCTGCCACTGCTGCTGAGTTGTGCCGTTTGGGCTGACGACCCCTTGCCCGGAGGCCAGGTATTGAGCCCGACCCTGGCAGCGCTGTTGGAGCGCCAGCAACTGGCCAACACCCTGGTGCTGGCACAAACCGGCCAGGCCAACAGCGCCGTGCTTAACCAGCAGGGCCTGGCCAACCTGGCCGTTATCCAGCAACTGGGTGAGCAAAACAGCCTGGATTTGCTGCAAATCGGCCGCGGTAACCAGGCCAATGTGCTGCAACAAGGCACCGGCAACCAGGCCAGCCTCAGCCAACTTGGCAATGACAACCAGATCACGCTGGGACAATGGGGCCAGAGCGGCTTTTCCATTGAACAGCTTGGGAACGGGGCGGAAATCACCGTCCTGCAATATTAA
- a CDS encoding S8 family serine peptidase, whose protein sequence is MSHKKLIALAVGAALLGASSAYAAPGKSLTPSAATDSILVMFKTGIDRQQRLLSIQSAGGKLRTLDSAGRDLRFKHLAGGRLAKVMVPQGMDRDALLKKLSQDPAIAVAEPNYRLHLAAEPNDPRFSELWGLNNTGQTGGSADADIDAPEAWDITTGSHDVVVGVIDTGIDYSHPDLAANVWTNPGEIPGNGIDDDGNGYVDDVHGISSFANSGDPMDDHGHGTHVSGTIGAEGNNGIGVVGVNWDVTIVGCKFLDADGYGDTDDAIECLDYFTDLKLNHGVNVRATNNSWGGGDYSESLKAAIESAGDAGILFVVAAGNDALDLDASPGYPASYDSDAILAVASTEHNDEMSYFSSYGATTIDLGAPGSDILSTYLGGGYAMASGTSMATPHVTGAAALVWSVNPALGIDEVKTLLMDSGDPLADLAGTTVSGKRINLKSAIDAADPSPTFKLTPDTRSQELVAGSTATFAISIGNVADWSGDVSLTLASPLAGASLSAATAQPGDVVMLTIPTSADTPWGEYVFTVTGVSGELHKEAQMRLNLLPQGLEDFDYSNNSAMPIPDLDPSGIQSTIEIGQSGPVFAMSVGVDITHTWRGDLTVTLVSPAGTELVLSDREGGSEDDIVDTWSSNVFNGEQMQGTWTLKVADYAGSDTGTLNSWNLHITALTGDAGPSAPVAAFSAAANGLEVTFTDSSTDRDDDISGWLWDFGDGTTSVEASPSHSYLEAGTYNVSLTVTDSTGLSNEARQAVTVSDTSIALTLNRSFLSRTGNALVDLRWEGADGELVDLYRDGVLVESTLNDGRYRDRFATSSASVSYTLCLSGTALCSSPLVVDF, encoded by the coding sequence ATGAGTCATAAAAAGCTAATCGCGCTCGCGGTGGGCGCTGCATTGCTTGGCGCCAGTAGCGCCTACGCAGCCCCTGGCAAGTCCCTGACCCCGAGCGCCGCTACCGATTCCATCTTGGTGATGTTCAAAACCGGCATCGACCGCCAGCAGCGGTTGCTGTCCATTCAAAGTGCCGGCGGCAAATTGCGGACCCTGGATAGCGCCGGGCGCGACCTGCGGTTCAAGCACCTTGCCGGTGGTCGCCTGGCCAAGGTGATGGTGCCGCAAGGGATGGACCGGGATGCGCTACTGAAAAAACTGAGCCAGGACCCGGCCATTGCCGTGGCCGAGCCCAACTACCGGCTGCACCTGGCAGCCGAGCCGAACGATCCGCGCTTTAGCGAGCTTTGGGGGCTGAATAACACCGGCCAGACCGGCGGTAGTGCTGACGCCGATATCGACGCTCCCGAAGCCTGGGACATCACCACCGGCAGCCATGACGTGGTGGTGGGGGTGATTGACACCGGCATCGACTACAGCCATCCCGACCTGGCCGCCAATGTCTGGACCAACCCCGGCGAAATCCCCGGTAACGGCATCGATGATGACGGCAACGGCTACGTTGACGACGTACACGGCATATCCAGTTTCGCCAACAGTGGCGACCCCATGGACGACCATGGCCACGGCACCCATGTTTCCGGCACCATCGGCGCCGAGGGTAACAACGGCATCGGTGTGGTGGGGGTGAACTGGGACGTGACCATCGTCGGCTGTAAGTTCCTTGACGCCGACGGCTACGGCGATACCGACGATGCCATCGAGTGCCTGGATTACTTCACCGACCTCAAGCTCAACCACGGGGTGAATGTCCGCGCCACCAACAACTCCTGGGGTGGCGGCGATTATTCCGAGTCCCTCAAGGCGGCCATTGAGTCGGCCGGGGACGCCGGCATCCTGTTTGTGGTGGCTGCCGGTAACGACGCGCTGGATCTGGACGCCAGCCCAGGCTACCCGGCGAGTTATGACTCGGACGCCATCCTGGCGGTGGCCTCTACCGAGCACAACGACGAGATGTCTTACTTCTCAAGCTACGGCGCCACCACCATCGACCTTGGCGCGCCGGGCAGCGATATTCTCTCCACCTACCTCGGCGGTGGTTATGCCATGGCCTCCGGCACCTCCATGGCTACCCCTCATGTAACAGGGGCCGCCGCTCTGGTGTGGTCGGTGAACCCCGCCCTGGGTATTGATGAGGTGAAAACCCTGCTGATGGACTCAGGAGACCCGCTGGCAGACTTGGCCGGCACCACGGTTTCCGGCAAGCGCATTAACCTCAAATCGGCCATCGACGCCGCCGACCCCAGCCCCACCTTCAAACTGACCCCCGATACCCGCAGCCAGGAACTGGTGGCCGGCAGCACCGCCACCTTTGCCATCAGCATCGGTAACGTTGCCGACTGGAGCGGCGATGTCAGCCTGACCCTGGCCAGTCCCCTGGCCGGTGCCAGCCTCTCTGCTGCAACCGCCCAGCCGGGGGATGTGGTAATGCTCACCATCCCCACCAGCGCCGACACCCCTTGGGGCGAATACGTCTTTACCGTCACTGGTGTTAGCGGCGAGTTGCACAAAGAAGCCCAGATGCGCCTGAACTTGCTGCCCCAGGGCCTGGAAGACTTTGACTACAGCAACAACAGCGCCATGCCCATTCCGGATCTGGACCCAAGCGGCATTCAAAGCACTATTGAGATAGGCCAAAGCGGGCCGGTATTCGCCATGTCGGTAGGCGTCGACATCACCCATACCTGGCGTGGCGACCTGACCGTGACCCTGGTATCACCGGCAGGCACCGAGTTGGTGCTCAGCGACCGCGAAGGGGGCAGCGAAGACGACATCGTCGATACTTGGAGCAGCAATGTATTCAACGGTGAGCAGATGCAAGGCACCTGGACGCTGAAAGTGGCCGATTACGCAGGCTCGGATACCGGCACTCTTAATAGCTGGAACCTGCATATCACCGCCCTTACCGGTGACGCCGGCCCCAGCGCGCCGGTGGCGGCTTTCAGCGCGGCCGCCAACGGCCTGGAGGTGACCTTCACCGACAGCTCCACCGACCGCGATGACGACATCAGCGGCTGGCTGTGGGACTTTGGCGATGGCACCACCTCGGTGGAAGCCAGCCCCAGTCACAGCTACCTGGAAGCTGGCACCTACAATGTCTCGCTCACTGTCACCGACTCGACCGGCCTCAGTAACGAAGCCCGGCAAGCGGTCACGGTGTCTGACACCAGCATCGCCCTGACCCTCAACCGCAGCTTCCTGTCTCGCACCGGCAATGCCCTGGTGGACTTGCGCTGGGAAGGGGCCGACGGCGAGCTGGTAGACCTGTACCGTGACGGCGTGCTGGTAGAAAGCACCCTCAACGATGGCCGCTACCGCGACCGCTTTGCTACCAGTAGCGCCAGCGTCAGTTACACCCTGTGCTTGAGTGGTACTGCCCTTTGCTCCTCCCCGCTGGTGGTCGATTTCTAA
- a CDS encoding OPT family oligopeptide transporter — protein MSDQPLVSPERNLQELTLKALLLGAFLSAVLAAANAYIGLLVGLTVSASIPAAACSMGILRLFRRSSILENNMVQTAASAGESLAAGIIFTLPALVMMKAWAGYEWGPMVAIAILGGVLGVAFTIPLRRALIVEAKLAFPEGVATAQVLKTGGIETDKDHPEWKPSVEAKEGFKQLLQAAGLGGGIKLLEAGFGVLSGGVAATKGFFAGKWLFTGDITLSPALLGVGYIVGLNIAALVFMGGVIGTLIGVPLNWAFNGDEIAQLAGVTGNPASWTAQDWEALAGSSWQQCRRIGVGAMMVGGLWSLITLAKPLWQGVRASLQAYKESKSEAGKVLRTEFDIPIPYVGMMVLVSVIPLYFLFLNALGDYSERYWIAGVMTVLMLLFGFIFSSVAGYMAGLVGSSNNPISGVTIATVIVSALILLQLMGNEGLAGTLGPIAVIYLAGMICSAAAIAGDNMQDLKCGHMVGATPWRQQVFQIVGVAAAATAIPWVLNILDKGYGIGRVSPVNPDATPLSAPQAGLMKDLSTGIFGAGIEWTYIYIGFVLAVALIILDEVQKRRGASFRFPVLAVAVGVYLPLGLSVPIFLGGLLAHWQQKKRGTHEAEGKGLLLASGLITGEALMGVLVAILAVSLPGKVPFMDGFALAPWLGTAGLLLCLGYLAKKG, from the coding sequence ATGTCTGACCAACCCCTGGTATCGCCCGAGCGCAATTTGCAGGAGCTCACCCTCAAGGCCCTGCTGCTGGGGGCCTTCCTCTCTGCGGTACTGGCCGCTGCCAACGCCTATATCGGCCTTTTGGTGGGGCTGACCGTATCCGCCTCTATTCCTGCTGCGGCCTGTTCCATGGGCATTTTGCGGCTGTTTCGCCGCTCCAGCATCTTGGAAAACAACATGGTGCAAACCGCCGCCTCTGCCGGGGAATCCCTGGCGGCGGGCATCATCTTTACTCTGCCGGCGCTGGTGATGATGAAGGCCTGGGCCGGCTACGAGTGGGGGCCGATGGTGGCCATCGCCATTCTTGGCGGTGTGTTGGGGGTGGCCTTTACCATTCCCCTGCGCCGGGCGCTGATCGTGGAGGCTAAACTGGCCTTCCCTGAAGGGGTGGCTACCGCCCAGGTGCTGAAAACCGGCGGCATTGAAACCGACAAAGACCACCCCGAGTGGAAGCCGAGCGTTGAGGCCAAAGAGGGGTTCAAGCAATTGCTGCAAGCGGCCGGCCTTGGTGGCGGCATCAAGTTGCTGGAAGCAGGCTTTGGGGTGCTGTCTGGCGGGGTGGCGGCCACCAAGGGCTTTTTTGCCGGCAAGTGGCTGTTTACCGGCGACATTACCCTGAGCCCGGCGCTGCTGGGGGTGGGTTATATCGTTGGCCTTAACATCGCCGCCCTGGTGTTTATGGGCGGCGTGATCGGCACCTTGATTGGCGTGCCCTTGAACTGGGCCTTTAACGGCGACGAAATCGCCCAGCTTGCCGGGGTAACCGGCAACCCGGCAAGCTGGACCGCTCAGGATTGGGAAGCCTTGGCTGGCAGCTCCTGGCAGCAGTGCCGGCGCATCGGTGTGGGGGCCATGATGGTGGGCGGGCTCTGGTCCCTTATCACCCTTGCCAAGCCGTTGTGGCAGGGCGTGCGGGCGTCCTTGCAGGCGTATAAGGAATCGAAAAGTGAGGCCGGCAAGGTGCTGCGCACCGAGTTCGACATTCCCATTCCCTACGTGGGGATGATGGTGCTGGTGTCGGTTATTCCGCTCTATTTCCTGTTCCTGAACGCCCTTGGCGACTACAGCGAGCGCTACTGGATAGCCGGGGTGATGACGGTACTGATGCTGCTGTTTGGGTTTATTTTCTCGTCGGTGGCCGGTTACATGGCGGGGCTGGTGGGGTCTTCCAACAACCCCATCAGCGGCGTGACCATTGCCACCGTCATTGTCTCTGCGTTGATTTTGCTGCAATTGATGGGTAACGAGGGCCTGGCCGGCACCTTGGGGCCCATCGCGGTGATTTATCTCGCCGGCATGATCTGCTCGGCGGCGGCCATTGCCGGCGACAACATGCAGGACCTCAAATGCGGCCATATGGTTGGCGCCACGCCCTGGCGCCAGCAGGTGTTCCAGATAGTGGGGGTGGCTGCCGCCGCGACCGCCATTCCCTGGGTGCTCAACATCCTCGATAAGGGCTACGGCATCGGCCGGGTCAGCCCGGTTAACCCCGACGCCACGCCACTTTCTGCTCCGCAGGCCGGGCTGATGAAAGATCTCTCCACCGGCATCTTTGGTGCCGGTATCGAGTGGACCTACATCTACATCGGCTTTGTTCTGGCGGTGGCGCTGATCATCCTCGACGAAGTGCAGAAAAGGCGCGGCGCCAGCTTTCGCTTCCCGGTGCTGGCGGTGGCGGTGGGGGTTTACCTGCCGCTGGGGTTGTCGGTGCCCATCTTCCTTGGCGGCCTGCTGGCCCATTGGCAGCAGAAAAAACGCGGCACCCATGAGGCAGAAGGCAAAGGCTTGTTACTGGCCTCCGGCCTTATCACCGGTGAAGCGCTGATGGGAGTGCTGGTGGCCATTTTGGCGGTGAGCCTGCCGGGCAAGGTGCCCTTTATGGACGGCTTTGCCCTGGCGCCCTGGTTGGGCACGGCAGGCTTGCTGCTGTGCCTGGGTTACCTGGCCAAAAAAGGCTGA
- the accC gene encoding acetyl-CoA carboxylase biotin carboxylase subunit, whose protein sequence is MLDKVVIANRGEIALRILRACREMGIKTVAVHSTADRDLKHVLLADESICIGPAPSPQSYLNIPAIIAAAEVTNAVAIHPGYGFLAENADFAEQVENSDFIFIGPKADTIRLMGDKVSAIAAMKKAGVPCVPGSDGALTDDESRNKAIAKRIGYPVIVKASGGGGGRGMRVVRSEAELTSAIATTQAEAKAAFGNPEVYMEKFLENPRHIEIQVLADGQGNAIHLGERDCSMQRRHQKVVEEAPAPGITESMRKAIGERCARACVEIGYRGAGTFEFLYENGEFYFIEMNTRIQVEHPVTEMVTGVDLIKEQLRIAAGQPLSISQSDVIIRGHAIECRINAEDPRTFIPSPGKITRFHSPGGLGVRWDSHIYAEYKVPPNYDSMIGKLICYGENRDVAIARMQNALSELVVDGIKTNIDLHKLIMKDENFYNGGTNIHYLEKKLKAMEGQA, encoded by the coding sequence ATGTTGGATAAAGTGGTTATTGCCAACCGTGGTGAGATTGCGCTGCGAATTCTGCGCGCCTGCCGCGAGATGGGCATCAAAACCGTGGCCGTGCATTCAACTGCCGACCGCGACCTCAAGCATGTGTTGCTGGCCGATGAAAGCATCTGTATCGGGCCGGCACCGTCGCCCCAGAGCTACCTGAACATTCCGGCCATCATCGCCGCCGCCGAAGTCACCAACGCCGTGGCCATTCACCCCGGTTATGGCTTCCTGGCCGAGAACGCCGACTTTGCCGAGCAGGTAGAGAACAGCGATTTCATCTTCATCGGCCCCAAAGCCGACACCATCCGCCTGATGGGCGACAAGGTGTCGGCCATTGCCGCCATGAAAAAAGCCGGTGTGCCTTGCGTACCGGGCTCCGACGGCGCTCTGACCGACGATGAATCCCGCAACAAGGCCATTGCCAAGCGCATCGGCTACCCGGTGATCGTCAAGGCCTCTGGCGGCGGCGGCGGCCGCGGCATGCGCGTAGTGCGCAGCGAAGCCGAGCTGACTAGCGCCATCGCCACCACCCAGGCCGAGGCCAAAGCCGCCTTTGGCAACCCGGAAGTCTATATGGAGAAGTTCCTCGAGAACCCGCGCCATATCGAGATCCAGGTACTGGCCGACGGCCAGGGCAACGCCATTCACCTGGGCGAGCGCGACTGCTCCATGCAGCGCCGCCACCAGAAGGTGGTGGAAGAGGCCCCGGCCCCGGGTATCACCGAGTCCATGCGCAAGGCCATTGGTGAACGCTGTGCCCGCGCCTGTGTGGAAATTGGCTACCGCGGCGCCGGTACCTTCGAGTTCCTGTACGAAAACGGCGAGTTCTATTTCATCGAGATGAACACCCGTATTCAGGTGGAGCACCCGGTTACCGAGATGGTTACCGGTGTGGATCTCATCAAGGAACAGCTGCGTATCGCGGCCGGCCAGCCGCTGTCTATCAGCCAGTCTGACGTGATCATTCGTGGCCATGCCATCGAGTGCCGTATCAACGCTGAAGACCCGCGCACCTTTATCCCCAGCCCCGGCAAGATCACCCGTTTTCACTCTCCGGGTGGCCTGGGTGTGCGCTGGGACAGCCACATCTACGCCGAGTACAAGGTGCCGCCGAACTACGATTCGATGATCGGCAAACTGATCTGCTACGGCGAGAACCGCGATGTGGCCATCGCCCGCATGCAGAACGCCCTGTCTGAGCTGGTGGTTGACGGTATCAAGACCAACATCGACTTGCATAAGCTCATTATGAAAGACGAGAACTTCTACAACGGTGGCACCAACATCCACTACCTGGAGAAGAAGCTCAAAGCGATGGAAGGCCAGGCCTGA
- the accB gene encoding acetyl-CoA carboxylase biotin carboxyl carrier protein has translation MDIRKIKKLIELVEESGINELEITEGEEAVRISRGGTAPMMPMQYSVAPQMAAPAPAAAAPAPAAAPVAAKEEVSGQVQKSPMVGTFYRSSSPGAKAFAEVGQQVSKGDTLCIIEAMKMMNQIEAEVSGTIKAILVENGEPVEFDEPLFIIE, from the coding sequence ATGGATATTCGCAAAATCAAGAAGCTGATCGAGCTGGTCGAAGAATCTGGCATCAACGAACTGGAAATCACCGAAGGTGAAGAAGCGGTTCGCATCAGCCGTGGCGGCACCGCCCCCATGATGCCCATGCAATACAGCGTTGCCCCGCAAATGGCCGCTCCGGCGCCTGCCGCTGCTGCCCCGGCTCCTGCCGCCGCGCCGGTTGCCGCCAAAGAAGAAGTCAGTGGCCAGGTGCAAAAATCACCCATGGTCGGTACCTTCTACCGCTCCTCCAGCCCGGGCGCCAAAGCCTTTGCTGAAGTGGGCCAGCAGGTCAGCAAAGGCGACACCCTGTGCATCATCGAAGCCATGAAGATGATGAACCAGATCGAAGCCGAAGTATCCGGCACCATCAAAGCCATCCTGGTGGAGAACGGCGAGCCTGTCGAATTCGACGAGCCCCTGTTTATCATCGAATAA
- the aroQ gene encoding type II 3-dehydroquinate dehydratase, producing the protein MANPTVLLINGPNLNLLGKREPEVYGHQTLANILAGLTQQAMQLGITLEHLQSNAEHVLIDAIHDAMGRVDFIVINPGAFTHTSVALRDALLGVAIPFIEVHLSNVHAREPFRQHSYLSDKAVGVICGLGAQGYQFALEAAAKRLSVNLNEAKN; encoded by the coding sequence ATGGCAAATCCCACAGTACTGCTTATCAACGGCCCTAATCTTAACCTCTTGGGTAAACGCGAACCCGAGGTCTATGGCCACCAAACCCTGGCAAATATCCTTGCCGGCCTTACCCAGCAAGCCATGCAACTAGGCATCACGCTTGAGCATCTGCAAAGCAATGCCGAGCATGTGCTGATCGATGCCATTCACGACGCCATGGGGCGAGTGGATTTCATCGTTATCAACCCCGGCGCCTTTACCCACACCTCGGTGGCGCTGCGCGATGCCTTGCTGGGGGTCGCCATTCCCTTTATCGAAGTGCATTTGTCCAACGTGCATGCCCGCGAGCCCTTTCGCCAGCATTCCTACCTGTCTGACAAGGCGGTGGGGGTGATCTGCGGCCTGGGTGCCCAGGGCTACCAATTCGCACTGGAAGCGGCTGCAAAGCGGCTTTCGGTCAATCTCAACGAAGCCAAAAATTAG
- a CDS encoding sugar phosphate isomerase/epimerase family protein → MTIGVCTWTLGTRDLDEIMQTAAELAFDAVQYCEDLDRYSPQQVAKAAARHQLAIIAVDPFHCRPPSQAQATVQGALRFYQGAIDFAAALGEGIPVCLQGLSTWLVNEEGDQQRWDALVNACKSLLAYAAERSVPLLFELCNRYEVPMMHNTGDYQRLVRALGQPGLGLLLDSFHMNIEEEHDPVQVLRHFAADTGIYHISDSNRGGIGTGHLDFVSQFRALYQGGFRGAVAVEVVLPHLGPSNPPRNAEERQQLAGQLRRSVRVWRDLASR, encoded by the coding sequence ATGACCATTGGCGTCTGTACCTGGACTTTGGGTACTCGGGATCTGGATGAGATCATGCAAACCGCGGCCGAGTTGGCCTTTGATGCCGTGCAGTACTGCGAAGATCTCGACCGTTACAGCCCGCAACAGGTGGCCAAGGCGGCCGCCCGGCATCAGTTGGCCATCATCGCCGTGGACCCCTTCCACTGTCGCCCGCCCAGCCAGGCGCAGGCGACAGTGCAGGGGGCCCTGAGGTTTTACCAGGGCGCTATCGATTTTGCCGCCGCCCTGGGAGAGGGCATTCCGGTTTGCCTGCAAGGGCTCAGCACCTGGCTGGTCAATGAAGAAGGCGACCAGCAGCGCTGGGACGCCCTGGTCAATGCGTGCAAATCGCTGCTGGCTTATGCTGCCGAGCGCTCGGTGCCGCTACTTTTTGAGCTTTGTAACCGCTACGAAGTGCCAATGATGCACAACACCGGCGATTACCAGCGGTTGGTCAGGGCCCTTGGCCAGCCGGGGCTTGGCCTGCTGCTGGACAGCTTCCATATGAATATCGAAGAAGAGCACGATCCGGTGCAGGTGCTGCGCCACTTTGCGGCGGACACCGGCATCTACCATATCAGCGATTCCAATCGCGGTGGCATTGGCACAGGTCACCTGGATTTTGTCTCCCAATTTAGGGCGTTGTACCAAGGCGGCTTTCGCGGCGCGGTGGCCGTGGAGGTGGTTTTGCCCCACCTTGGGCCCAGCAATCCGCCGCGAAATGCCGAGGAACGGCAGCAATTGGCCGGGCAATTACGCCGTAGTGTGCGGGTTTGGCGCGATCTGGCCAGCCGTTAA